The following are from one region of the Mesorhizobium sp. B4-1-4 genome:
- a CDS encoding DNA-packaging protein: protein MPSTASSTSLSSTILSKAAILAKLDTDKRRAFIEGLSEDEKLYLPHNWRFWARPQQLSPEQFETWLILAGRGFGKTRAGAEWVREKAKEGCERIALVAATAADARDVMVQGESGIIAVSWEHDRDINGDHMGIPVYEPSKRRIIWANGAQAVLYSAEEPDRLRGPQHDAAWADEVCAWQYARDTWDMLQFGLRLGIVPQCCVTTTPKPMALLRDIMRDEGTVISGGSTYDNAANLAKPFMRSITKKYEGTRLGRQELHAEILDDMQGALWQREWFDTARRKPGTIVDLVRVVVAIDPTGSRGGDATGIVVVGLGVDGRAYVLADYSCNLSPSGWGKRAVEAYRRFEADRIVAEVNFGGEMVEATIHTIDPSVPYKAVHASRGKVVRAEPVAALYEQGRVSHVGNLDELEDQCCLMSGNGFEGEGSPDRVDALVWAITELMLGENDDRDNWEMVQVGNGAFDWRRKGSTPQPVAPSMNMRADTDVHGRELSERGDDVARIKQALVGSAFHVVEDPHSIQAIVADMLAGRRRINDV, encoded by the coding sequence ATGCCATCGACCGCAAGTTCAACAAGCTTATCGAGCACGATCCTGTCGAAAGCGGCGATCCTCGCAAAACTCGACACTGACAAGCGCCGGGCGTTTATCGAAGGACTCAGCGAAGACGAAAAGCTGTACCTGCCGCACAACTGGCGGTTTTGGGCACGGCCTCAACAGCTTTCGCCCGAGCAATTCGAGACATGGTTGATCCTCGCAGGGCGCGGTTTCGGCAAAACCCGCGCTGGTGCCGAATGGGTACGCGAGAAGGCCAAGGAAGGGTGCGAGCGAATAGCGCTCGTCGCCGCCACCGCCGCCGATGCTCGCGACGTGATGGTGCAGGGCGAAAGCGGCATCATCGCCGTTTCTTGGGAACACGATCGCGACATCAATGGCGATCACATGGGCATCCCGGTTTACGAACCATCGAAGCGGCGCATCATTTGGGCGAACGGTGCGCAAGCCGTTCTTTACTCAGCCGAGGAACCGGATCGTCTTCGCGGTCCGCAGCATGATGCCGCGTGGGCCGATGAAGTATGCGCTTGGCAATATGCACGTGATACCTGGGATATGCTGCAATTCGGCCTGCGCCTCGGTATCGTTCCGCAATGCTGCGTGACGACCACACCGAAACCGATGGCGCTTTTGCGCGACATCATGCGAGACGAAGGTACGGTTATCAGCGGCGGTTCGACCTATGACAACGCGGCGAACCTCGCCAAACCATTCATGCGTTCGATCACCAAGAAGTACGAGGGCACCCGTCTCGGTCGGCAGGAACTGCACGCCGAAATCCTTGACGACATGCAGGGCGCGCTTTGGCAGCGGGAATGGTTCGACACTGCGCGCCGCAAGCCAGGAACGATTGTTGACCTAGTGCGCGTCGTCGTCGCCATCGACCCGACAGGTTCGAGGGGCGGCGACGCAACAGGCATCGTCGTGGTGGGTTTGGGCGTCGATGGGCGTGCTTACGTGCTTGCAGACTACTCGTGCAACCTGTCGCCGTCGGGCTGGGGAAAGCGCGCAGTTGAAGCGTACCGGCGATTTGAAGCCGACCGCATCGTTGCTGAAGTGAACTTCGGCGGCGAGATGGTCGAGGCGACAATCCACACCATCGATCCTAGCGTGCCATACAAAGCGGTTCATGCGTCAAGAGGCAAGGTCGTTCGCGCCGAACCTGTTGCCGCCCTGTACGAGCAAGGCCGTGTCTCGCATGTTGGGAATCTCGATGAGCTTGAAGATCAATGCTGCTTGATGAGCGGCAACGGTTTCGAGGGTGAAGGATCGCCCGACCGCGTTGACGCGCTGGTATGGGCAATCACTGAACTGATGCTTGGCGAGAACGATGACCGCGACAATTGGGAAATGGTGCAGGTCGGCAATGGCGCGTTTGATTGGCGGCGCAAAGGTTCGACGCCTCAGCCTGTCGCGCCTAGCATGAACATGCGAGCAGACACTGACGTACATGGGCGCGAATTGTCGGAGCGCGGTGACGACGTGGCCAGGATCAAGCAGGCGCTTGTGGGTTCAGCATTTCACGTTGTCGAAGACCCGCACAGCATCCAGGCGATCGTCGCTGATATGTTGGCGGGCAGGAGGCGGATTAACGATGTTTGA
- a CDS encoding acyl-CoA dehydrogenase, producing MYRAPVEDIAFTLKHVAGMKPALDAGTFGDLGEDLVDAVLGEAGRFATEEVAPLYKIGDEQGAVLKDAAVTMPPGWKELYRRWIDGGWNALSGPEEYGGQALPTMLGVAALEMWNSAAMAFGIGPTLTMGAVEALDKHASEELKAKYLAKLVSGEWMGTMNLTEPQAGSDLNALRARAEPAGDGTYRIFGQKIFITYGEHDFTDNIIHLVLARLPDAPAGTRGISLFLVPKFLIEEDGSLGARNDVFCSGLEHKLGIHASPTCTMIYGDGFQGAKPGAIGWLIGEENKGLACMFTMMNNARLAVGMQGVAVAEAATQKAIAYANERRQGKASDYAGSGMAPIVHHPDVQRNLLTMRALTQVARAISYSCAHAIDRARVAEGEAAANWRDRANLLTPLAKAFSTDVGVEVASLGVQVHGGMGFIEETGAAALYRDARIAPIYEGTNGIQAIDLVSRKLLLGGGEHVHFYIGELKAVADAVRTSNIEGFGRTADNLDRALADLDEATRFLQELLANGSTDAALAGATPYLRLISFAAGGAYLAQGGLADRGRIALCRFFAENLLGETRALKERVINGAGSLAAAGKSLIST from the coding sequence ATGTATCGGGCACCGGTCGAGGACATCGCGTTCACGCTGAAGCACGTGGCCGGCATGAAGCCAGCGCTCGATGCCGGCACGTTCGGCGATCTCGGCGAGGATCTGGTCGATGCCGTTCTTGGCGAGGCCGGCCGTTTCGCCACCGAGGAGGTGGCACCCCTCTACAAGATCGGCGACGAACAAGGTGCCGTGCTGAAGGACGCTGCCGTCACGATGCCGCCGGGCTGGAAGGAACTCTATCGCCGTTGGATCGACGGCGGCTGGAACGCGCTGTCCGGACCTGAGGAATATGGCGGACAGGCGCTGCCGACCATGCTCGGCGTCGCCGCGCTCGAAATGTGGAATTCCGCCGCCATGGCCTTTGGCATCGGCCCGACGCTGACCATGGGCGCCGTCGAAGCGCTGGACAAGCATGCCTCCGAAGAGCTCAAGGCGAAATATCTCGCAAAGCTCGTCTCCGGCGAATGGATGGGCACGATGAACCTGACCGAGCCGCAGGCCGGCTCGGACCTCAACGCGCTCCGCGCTCGCGCCGAGCCCGCCGGCGACGGCACCTACCGCATCTTCGGCCAGAAGATCTTCATCACCTATGGCGAGCACGACTTCACCGACAACATCATCCATCTGGTGCTGGCGCGGTTGCCGGATGCTCCCGCCGGCACGCGCGGCATCTCGCTGTTCCTGGTGCCGAAATTCCTGATCGAAGAGGATGGCTCGCTCGGTGCCCGCAACGACGTCTTCTGTTCCGGCCTCGAGCACAAGCTCGGCATCCATGCTTCGCCGACCTGCACCATGATCTATGGCGATGGTTTCCAGGGCGCCAAACCTGGCGCCATCGGCTGGCTGATCGGCGAAGAGAATAAGGGCCTGGCCTGCATGTTCACCATGATGAACAATGCGCGTCTGGCCGTCGGCATGCAGGGGGTAGCCGTCGCGGAAGCCGCCACCCAGAAGGCGATCGCCTATGCCAATGAGCGCCGCCAGGGCAAGGCATCAGATTATGCCGGGTCCGGCATGGCGCCGATCGTCCATCACCCCGACGTGCAGCGCAACCTCTTGACGATGCGGGCGCTGACCCAGGTCGCGCGCGCCATCAGCTATTCCTGCGCGCACGCCATCGACCGCGCCCGCGTCGCCGAGGGCGAGGCTGCCGCCAACTGGCGCGACCGCGCCAATCTACTGACGCCCCTTGCGAAAGCCTTTTCGACCGATGTCGGCGTCGAGGTCGCCTCGCTTGGTGTCCAGGTGCATGGCGGCATGGGCTTCATCGAGGAGACGGGCGCGGCAGCGCTCTATCGCGATGCGCGCATCGCGCCGATCTATGAAGGCACCAACGGCATCCAGGCAATCGACCTCGTGTCGCGAAAACTGCTGCTCGGCGGGGGCGAACATGTGCATTTCTACATCGGCGAGCTGAAAGCAGTCGCCGATGCGGTCCGCACCTCCAACATCGAGGGCTTTGGCCGCACCGCGGACAATCTCGACCGGGCGCTTGCCGATCTCGACGAGGCGACGCGCTTCCTGCAGGAACTGTTGGCCAACGGCTCAACCGACGCGGCGCTTGCCGGCGCCACGCCCTATCTCAGGCTGATCTCATTCGCCGCCGGCGGCGCCTATCTGGCGCAAGGCGGGCTTGCCGACCGTGGCCGCATCGCCCTTTGCCGCTTCTTTGCCGAAAACCTGCTTGGCGAAACGCGCGCCTTGAAGGAGCGCGTCATCAATGGTGCCGGAAGCCTGGCCGCTGCCGGCAAGTCGCTGATATCGACCTGA